One genomic segment of Amycolatopsis granulosa includes these proteins:
- a CDS encoding HAD hydrolase family protein, giving the protein MDKPLLIASDVDGTLLDPMERMSPRTAAVLHRAGEAGVPVVLATGRPPRWIPAVAGPGGLTGYAVCANGAVLYDIAADEVVSVHGALEPMLLTDAVGELSRVLPGCGFAAERVGRHALDPEVQHLVIEHGYRNPWGDGEGARVSRAEIVGRPAVKLLVSHPDMTSDEMARVARAVLDESVDITFSASGGLIEIAAHGITKATGLAEVAERFGVPVERIIAFGDMPNDVEMLKWAGHGVAMANAHPDVLAVADEVTGPNSEDGVAQVLERWF; this is encoded by the coding sequence GTGGACAAACCCCTGCTGATCGCCTCGGACGTGGACGGCACCCTGCTCGACCCGATGGAACGCATGTCGCCACGCACCGCGGCGGTGCTGCACCGCGCCGGCGAGGCGGGGGTTCCGGTCGTGCTCGCCACCGGCCGCCCGCCGCGCTGGATCCCGGCCGTCGCCGGGCCCGGCGGGCTGACCGGTTACGCCGTCTGCGCCAACGGCGCCGTGCTGTACGACATCGCCGCCGACGAGGTGGTCAGCGTGCACGGCGCGCTGGAGCCGATGCTGCTCACCGACGCGGTCGGCGAGCTGAGCAGGGTGCTGCCGGGGTGCGGGTTCGCCGCGGAACGGGTCGGCAGGCACGCCCTCGACCCCGAGGTGCAGCACCTGGTCATCGAGCACGGCTACCGCAACCCGTGGGGCGACGGCGAGGGCGCGCGGGTGTCGCGGGCCGAGATCGTCGGTCGTCCGGCGGTGAAACTGCTGGTCAGCCACCCGGACATGACCTCGGACGAGATGGCCCGCGTGGCCAGGGCGGTGCTCGACGAGTCGGTGGACATCACGTTCTCGGCGAGCGGCGGGCTGATCGAGATCGCCGCGCACGGCATCACCAAGGCGACCGGGCTGGCCGAGGTCGCGGAGCGGTTCGGGGTACCGGTCGAGCGGATCATCGCGTTCGGCGACATGCCCAACGACGTGGAGATGCTGAAGTGGGCCGGGCACGGCGTGGCGATGGCGAACGCGCACCCGGACGTCCTCGCCGTCGCCGACGAGGTGACGGGCCCGAACAGCGAGGACGGCGTCGCGCAGGTGCTCGAACGCTGGTTCTAG
- a CDS encoding LLM class flavin-dependent oxidoreductase, translating into MRVGIVILPDDRWWAAEPKWRAAEEYGFDHAWTYDHLGWRTLVDGPWFSAVPTLTAAAMVTSTIRLGTFVASPNFRHPVPFARELISLDDVSDGRLVLGIGAGGLGYDAGVLGGEELSPRRRSDRFAEFVEALDGLLTTDRFDYAGTYYTARGARNLPGCVQRPRIPFLIAANGPRGMKIAATYGGGWVTTGPDTESLDDWWRGVAGLTERFEQTLADSRRAGHEVHRYLTLDASPVFSLVSKQAFVDAAGRAAELGFTDVVVHWPRSSGPYAGREAVLEEVVADVLPGLRGAR; encoded by the coding sequence GTGCGCGTAGGCATCGTGATTCTTCCCGACGACCGGTGGTGGGCGGCCGAGCCGAAGTGGCGGGCGGCCGAGGAGTACGGCTTCGACCACGCCTGGACCTATGACCACCTCGGCTGGCGGACGCTGGTGGACGGCCCGTGGTTCTCCGCCGTGCCCACGCTGACCGCCGCGGCGATGGTCACCTCCACCATCCGGCTCGGCACGTTCGTCGCCTCGCCCAACTTCCGCCACCCGGTGCCGTTCGCCCGCGAGCTGATCAGCCTCGACGACGTCTCCGACGGCAGGCTCGTGCTGGGCATCGGCGCCGGCGGCCTGGGGTACGACGCGGGCGTGCTGGGCGGCGAGGAGCTGTCCCCGCGCCGGCGCTCCGACCGGTTCGCCGAGTTCGTCGAAGCACTCGACGGCCTGCTCACCACCGACCGGTTCGACTACGCGGGCACGTACTACACGGCGCGCGGCGCGCGAAACCTGCCCGGGTGCGTGCAACGGCCGCGGATTCCGTTCCTCATCGCGGCGAACGGACCGCGCGGGATGAAGATTGCGGCAACTTATGGTGGCGGCTGGGTGACGACCGGCCCGGACACCGAGTCGCTCGACGACTGGTGGCGCGGGGTGGCCGGGCTGACGGAGCGCTTCGAGCAGACGCTGGCCGACTCGCGCCGTGCCGGCCACGAGGTCCACCGGTACCTCACCCTGGACGCCTCGCCGGTGTTTTCCCTGGTCAGCAAGCAGGCGTTCGTGGATGCGGCGGGCCGCGCCGCAGAGCTGGGCTTCACCGACGTCGTCGTGCACTGGCCGCGGTCGTCCGGCCCGTACGCGGGCCGCGAGGCGGTGCTCGAAGAAGTGGTCGCCGACGTGCTGCCGGGCCTGCGTGGCGCGCGATAG
- a CDS encoding phosphatase PAP2 family protein, whose protein sequence is MLEQKPAEAAAEIQVLARVQGVLKRPATVKAARGLSHFGEHAIGWFAAGLVGAAVDRKRRKDWLLAAAGVVGAHGASIAVKRVVRRPRPEDPSVEVLVGTPSRLSFPSSHATSTTAAAVLYSGLTGRNLVPALVPPMLASRLVLGVHYPTDVLAGAALGGVVGGLLRRKIRKKG, encoded by the coding sequence ATGCTTGAGCAGAAGCCGGCGGAGGCCGCGGCCGAGATCCAGGTGCTCGCCAGGGTCCAGGGCGTGCTCAAGCGTCCGGCGACCGTGAAGGCGGCCCGCGGCCTGTCCCACTTCGGTGAGCACGCCATCGGGTGGTTCGCCGCGGGTCTGGTCGGTGCGGCGGTCGACCGCAAGCGCCGCAAGGACTGGCTGCTCGCGGCCGCCGGCGTGGTGGGCGCGCACGGTGCCTCGATCGCGGTGAAACGCGTGGTCCGGCGCCCCCGCCCGGAGGACCCGAGCGTCGAGGTCCTGGTCGGCACGCCGAGCCGGTTGAGCTTCCCTTCCTCGCACGCCACGTCCACTACGGCGGCGGCGGTGCTCTACTCGGGATTGACCGGGCGTAACCTGGTTCCCGCGCTCGTCCCGCCGATGCTGGCGTCCCGGCTCGTGTTGGGGGTCCACTACCCGACCGACGTGCTCGCCGGCGCGGCGCTCGGCGGTGTGGTCGGAGGTCTGCTGCGCAGGAAGATCCGCAAAAAGGGGTAG
- the glf gene encoding UDP-galactopyranose mutase, which translates to MSEHTSNTDSTAADFAGYDLVVVGSGFFGLTVAERAASQLGKRVLVLERRSHLGGNAYSEAEPETGIEVHRYGAHLFHTSNKRVWDYVNQFTEFTNYQHRVFGKYQGQVYPLPMNLALINQFFGRSYSPDEARQLIAEQASEIDTKDAQNFEEKAISLIGRPLYEAFFRGYTAKQWQTDPKELPAANITRLPVRYTFDNRYFNDTYEGLPVDGYTAWLRRMADHELIDVRLDTDYFDVREHIPAGTPTVYTGPLDHYFGYSEGRLGWRTLDFEQEVVPTGDFQGTSVMNYNDEDVPYTRIHEFRHFHPERDYPKDKTVIVREYSRFADADDEPYYPINTPDDRAKLERYRELAKGEARERNVLFGGRLGTYKYLDMHMAIGSALSVFDNKIAPHLTSGAPLDGSIDA; encoded by the coding sequence GTGAGCGAGCACACGAGCAACACTGACTCCACCGCAGCCGATTTCGCCGGGTACGACCTGGTCGTGGTCGGCTCCGGCTTCTTCGGGCTCACGGTCGCCGAGCGCGCGGCCAGCCAGCTCGGCAAGCGGGTGCTCGTGCTGGAGCGGCGGTCCCACCTGGGGGGCAACGCCTACTCCGAGGCCGAGCCGGAGACCGGGATCGAGGTGCACCGCTACGGTGCGCACCTGTTCCACACGTCGAACAAGCGGGTCTGGGACTACGTCAACCAGTTCACCGAGTTCACGAACTACCAGCACCGGGTGTTCGGCAAGTACCAGGGCCAGGTCTACCCGCTGCCGATGAACCTCGCCCTGATCAACCAGTTCTTCGGCCGGTCCTACAGCCCGGACGAGGCTCGTCAGCTGATCGCCGAGCAGGCCAGCGAGATCGACACGAAGGACGCCCAGAACTTCGAAGAGAAGGCCATCTCGCTGATCGGCCGTCCGCTGTACGAGGCGTTCTTCCGCGGCTACACGGCGAAGCAGTGGCAGACCGACCCGAAGGAGCTGCCCGCGGCCAACATCACCCGGCTGCCGGTGCGCTACACCTTCGACAACCGGTACTTCAACGACACCTACGAGGGCCTGCCGGTCGACGGCTACACCGCGTGGCTGCGGCGGATGGCCGACCACGAGCTGATCGACGTCCGCCTGGACACCGACTACTTCGACGTCCGCGAGCACATCCCGGCCGGCACGCCGACCGTCTACACCGGTCCGCTGGACCACTACTTCGGCTACTCCGAGGGCCGTCTGGGCTGGCGCACGCTGGACTTCGAGCAGGAGGTCGTGCCCACCGGGGATTTCCAAGGCACCTCCGTCATGAACTACAACGACGAGGACGTCCCCTACACCCGGATCCACGAGTTCCGCCACTTCCACCCGGAGCGGGACTACCCGAAGGACAAGACGGTCATCGTCCGGGAGTACTCGCGGTTCGCGGACGCGGACGACGAGCCGTACTACCCGATCAACACCCCGGACGACCGGGCCAAGCTCGAGCGCTACCGCGAGCTGGCCAAGGGCGAGGCCCGCGAGCGCAACGTGCTCTTCGGCGGCCGCCTGGGCACCTACAAGTACCTGGACATGCACATGGCCATCGGTTCGGCGCTGTCGGTGTTCGACAACAAGATCGCCCCGCACCTGACCAGCGGCGCCCCCCTGGACGGGAGCATCGATGCTTGA
- a CDS encoding DUF6541 family protein, which produces MSAPGAAATIAVYLLVLFTPGLLIGALAGARGWLLAGLAPLLTYFAAGLAGPWYAQLGVPFNVPTFLVAVLVAAAIAFLVGRRRVAEPGVWDRRGHLAVALCLLAGAAVGARTVLSGIGRLNAVPQGFDAVYHGNGIRYIAETGDGSLTGTGTVNWYPNGSFYPNAYHLVGSIVYRLTGAEIPAVLNANTVLLPGLLALSLVVLVRAFRGRAVLAGAVALVCVAPVTLLYEALDFGPLLPFLLGIALTPLVAVVLDGYLRRPAPDSGFLLVAAAVGLLTIHSSTLFGGLLFALPLLVSRWRRLWRLLPIAVAGLLLGWLQLFGAIGLAAGPLPYNGWPTAASANTAVGILLTFEHVAPHPQLWLSAALVLGIVRWQRLGSLRWVAGTALLFGVFAVAVLSSGNPLVKAVSRPWWNDPYRFIAMAAIPCCLLAAHGLAEIQRWLRDLAPRWAWVAGVVTLAGFAVATNGLYSTSNADVVRPAYAADGDLPLNRGEAQAMLELGKLAGPGDWAMNDRADGTAWTYALSGVRPVAGHFDPALPPADAVLLAAHFREYETNPLVREAVQRLHIRWVILGHGGYPRGAERPPGLRDLDGLPFLTVAYRNADAVVYELVR; this is translated from the coding sequence ATGAGCGCTCCCGGCGCCGCCGCGACGATCGCGGTGTACCTGCTGGTGCTCTTCACGCCCGGCCTGCTGATCGGCGCGCTCGCCGGTGCCCGCGGCTGGCTGCTGGCGGGGCTGGCGCCGCTGCTGACGTATTTCGCCGCCGGGCTGGCCGGGCCGTGGTACGCGCAGCTCGGTGTGCCGTTCAACGTCCCGACCTTCCTGGTGGCCGTGCTGGTGGCGGCCGCGATCGCGTTCCTGGTGGGCCGCCGCCGGGTTGCCGAGCCGGGTGTGTGGGACCGGCGCGGGCACCTCGCGGTCGCGCTGTGCCTGCTGGCGGGCGCGGCGGTCGGCGCGCGCACCGTGCTGAGCGGCATCGGGCGGCTCAACGCCGTGCCACAGGGCTTCGACGCGGTGTACCACGGCAACGGCATCCGCTACATCGCCGAGACCGGCGACGGCAGTCTGACGGGTACCGGGACGGTCAACTGGTACCCGAACGGGTCGTTCTACCCGAACGCCTACCACCTGGTCGGGTCGATCGTGTATCGGCTGACCGGGGCGGAGATCCCGGCGGTGCTCAACGCGAACACGGTGCTGCTGCCCGGGTTGCTGGCGTTGTCGCTGGTCGTGCTGGTGCGGGCGTTCCGGGGCCGGGCGGTGCTGGCCGGGGCGGTCGCGCTGGTGTGCGTGGCGCCGGTGACACTGCTGTACGAGGCCCTCGACTTCGGGCCGCTGCTGCCGTTCCTGCTGGGGATCGCACTGACGCCGCTGGTCGCGGTGGTGCTCGACGGCTACCTGCGGCGCCCCGCGCCGGACAGCGGGTTCCTGCTGGTCGCGGCCGCGGTCGGACTGCTGACCATCCACTCCTCGACGCTGTTCGGCGGGCTGCTGTTCGCGTTGCCGCTGCTGGTGAGCCGGTGGCGGCGGCTGTGGCGGCTGCTGCCGATCGCGGTGGCCGGGCTGCTGCTCGGGTGGCTCCAGCTGTTCGGGGCGATCGGGCTGGCCGCCGGGCCGCTGCCGTACAACGGGTGGCCGACGGCCGCGTCGGCGAACACCGCGGTCGGCATCCTGCTCACGTTCGAGCACGTGGCACCGCATCCGCAGCTGTGGCTGTCGGCGGCGCTGGTGCTCGGGATCGTGCGGTGGCAGCGGCTGGGGTCCCTGCGCTGGGTGGCCGGGACGGCGCTGCTGTTCGGCGTGTTCGCGGTGGCGGTGTTGTCCTCGGGGAACCCGCTGGTCAAGGCGGTGTCGCGGCCGTGGTGGAACGATCCGTACCGGTTCATCGCGATGGCGGCCATCCCGTGCTGCCTGCTGGCCGCGCACGGGCTGGCGGAGATCCAGCGGTGGCTGCGGGACCTGGCCCCGCGCTGGGCCTGGGTGGCCGGAGTGGTCACGCTGGCGGGCTTCGCGGTCGCGACCAACGGCCTGTACTCGACGTCGAACGCCGACGTCGTACGGCCGGCGTACGCCGCGGACGGCGACCTCCCGCTGAACCGGGGTGAGGCGCAGGCGATGCTGGAACTGGGGAAGCTCGCCGGGCCGGGTGACTGGGCCATGAACGACCGGGCCGACGGGACGGCGTGGACCTACGCGCTGAGCGGGGTGCGCCCGGTCGCCGGCCACTTCGACCCGGCCTTACCACCGGCGGACGCCGTGCTGCTGGCCGCCCACTTCCGCGAGTACGAGACGAACCCGCTGGTGCGGGAGGCGGTGCAGCGGCTGCACATCCGGTGGGTGATCCTCGGGCACGGCGGCTACCCGCGCGGCGCCGAACGCCCACCCGGTCTGCGGGACCTGGACGGGCTGCCGTTCCTGACGGTCGCCTACCGCAACGCGGACGCGGTGGTGTACGAGCTGGTGCGCTGA